From a single Streptomyces misionensis genomic region:
- a CDS encoding ricin-type beta-trefoil lectin domain protein, which translates to MRRSPRAVRLLLAGLLSAAGFTAAVPPAHAAGEQVTAWLTTTDDSAGRHVVRGLQAQTPFSFQSGTSGGGTNITVDENTRYQTFTGGGASFTDTAAWLLNSSGALSPTTRDATMRKLFSPTDGIGLSFLRNPMGASDLARYGYTYDDVPAGQSDPDLATFSIAHDLADVVPLTKQALQLDPSLTVMASPWTAPAWMKDSGSLNGGWLKAEDYAAYAAYFVKYLQAYQDQGVKVGYVTPQNEPTCCSGYPSMSWNADGLSYFLKTDLLPRLQSAGLSTKVLVHDWNWDGYDSWAAPLVDDTAIRSHPNFGGIAWHGYGGDVGEQTTVHDKYPSVDAFDTEHSGGTWIADQQRQDMTDIIDYTRNWGKSVTKWSLAVDQNTGPHNGGCGTCTGLVTVHNGDGQSGTVDYTVEYYDMGQLTKFVRPGAQRIASTASTTVPNVAWRNPDGSKALIAYNGSSAAQTVTIGWGSQHATYSLPGKTSATFTWSGTQSGGGARTGSFVGLAGKCLDVAGASSANGTAVQLYDCNGTAAQQWTVMADGSVQALGKCLDVTSGSTADGAKVQLYDCNGTGAQQWSYNAATHDVVNVAANKCLDVTDNSSANGARAQIWSCTGAANQKWQLQ; encoded by the coding sequence ATGAGGAGATCCCCCCGCGCGGTCCGGCTGCTGCTGGCCGGGCTGCTCTCCGCCGCCGGTTTCACCGCGGCCGTTCCCCCCGCACACGCGGCCGGTGAGCAGGTCACGGCCTGGCTCACCACGACCGACGACTCCGCCGGACGCCATGTGGTCCGCGGCCTCCAGGCACAGACGCCGTTCTCGTTCCAGTCCGGGACGAGTGGCGGCGGCACGAACATCACCGTGGACGAGAACACCCGCTACCAGACCTTCACCGGTGGCGGCGCCTCCTTCACGGACACCGCGGCCTGGCTGCTGAACAGCAGCGGCGCGCTGTCCCCGACGACCCGGGACGCGACCATGCGCAAGCTGTTCTCGCCGACGGACGGCATCGGGCTGTCGTTCCTGCGCAACCCGATGGGCGCCTCGGACCTCGCGCGCTACGGCTACACGTACGACGACGTGCCCGCCGGGCAGTCGGACCCGGACCTCGCCACGTTCTCGATCGCGCACGACCTCGCCGACGTCGTGCCGCTCACCAAGCAGGCGCTCCAGCTCGATCCGTCCCTGACGGTGATGGCCTCGCCCTGGACCGCCCCGGCCTGGATGAAGGACAGCGGCTCGCTCAACGGCGGCTGGCTGAAGGCGGAGGACTACGCCGCCTACGCCGCCTACTTCGTCAAGTACCTCCAGGCGTACCAGGACCAGGGGGTCAAGGTCGGTTACGTGACCCCGCAGAACGAGCCGACCTGCTGCTCCGGCTATCCCTCGATGAGCTGGAACGCCGACGGGCTGTCGTACTTCCTCAAGACCGACCTGCTGCCCCGGCTCCAGTCGGCCGGCCTGAGCACCAAGGTCCTGGTCCACGACTGGAACTGGGACGGCTACGACTCCTGGGCCGCCCCGCTGGTGGACGACACGGCGATCCGCAGCCACCCCAACTTCGGCGGCATCGCCTGGCACGGCTACGGCGGTGACGTCGGCGAGCAGACCACCGTCCACGACAAGTACCCCTCGGTGGACGCCTTCGACACCGAGCACTCCGGCGGCACCTGGATCGCCGACCAGCAGCGCCAGGACATGACCGACATCATCGACTACACTCGCAACTGGGGGAAGTCGGTGACCAAGTGGTCCCTGGCGGTGGACCAGAACACGGGCCCGCACAACGGCGGATGCGGCACCTGCACCGGGCTGGTCACCGTGCACAACGGGGACGGGCAGAGCGGGACCGTCGACTACACCGTCGAGTACTACGACATGGGCCAGCTGACCAAGTTCGTCCGCCCCGGCGCGCAGCGGATCGCCTCCACTGCGTCCACCACGGTGCCGAACGTGGCCTGGCGCAACCCCGACGGCAGCAAGGCGCTGATCGCCTACAACGGCTCCTCCGCCGCGCAGACGGTGACCATCGGCTGGGGCTCCCAGCACGCCACCTACTCGCTGCCCGGCAAGACCTCCGCCACCTTCACCTGGTCCGGCACCCAGAGCGGCGGCGGCGCCCGCACCGGCTCCTTCGTCGGCCTGGCCGGCAAGTGCCTGGACGTGGCGGGCGCCTCCAGCGCCAACGGCACGGCCGTCCAGCTCTACGACTGCAACGGCACCGCCGCCCAGCAGTGGACCGTCATGGCCGACGGTTCCGTCCAGGCGCTCGGCAAGTGCCTGGACGTGACCTCGGGCTCGACGGCCGACGGGGCCAAGGTGCAGCTCTACGACTGCAACGGCACCGGCGCCCAGCAGTGGTCGTACAACGCCGCCACCCACGACGTGGTGAACGTCGCCGCGAACAAGTGCCTGGACGTCACCGACAACTCCTCGGCGAACGGCGCCCGCGCCCAGATCTGGTCCTGCACGGGCGCGGCCAACCAGAAGTGGCAGTTGCAGTGA
- a CDS encoding glycoside hydrolase family 3 protein, with protein MPRPRTALLLPGALLAALLPLSATARAADDPPPVPVDRFEGEVPFAAQPADGIFTWGGDTDDPPTLRLADRADAPEGAKVLAGTYDISGYGGFTHDFAADQPAHDWSAHQGIGFWWEGHDTGRKIAFEIKDGGTNGEASELWTTSFTDDFTGWKQIRLPFGDFTYRTDYQPVGGIDHILGLTRMWGYAVTLPAGAKGEFAMDDVELYGKADQTLRAAVTTDAPVHPVTEGGTAKVRITLATTGDRPVDEPVTVSYRTEGGTATAGQDYTPVSGTLTFPAGTASGASATVQVPTRKDKAAESAETIPLKLTVTGAKAPAETPQIVIDAHGLPYLNPKLPVRKRVADLLSRMSLEEKAGQMTQAERDGLVPGDIAAYDLGSLLSGGGSTPTPNTPEAWARMIDGFQLRARATRFQIPLIYGVDAVHGHNNLYGATVMPHNIGLGATRDPRLAERTGAVTAAEVRATGVPWDFAPCVCVSRDERWGRSYESFGEDPALVESMETVIQGLQGRADGSDLSRDDKVLATAKHYVGDGGTAYGSSTTGTYTIDQGVTTVTRRQLEDIHLAPFKTAVRRGIGTVMPSFSSLDITGDGKGAVKMTARGDMINGELKDRMGFDGFVISDWNAIDQLPGDYPDRVRTAVNAGVDMMMVPSTYKEFSTTLVDEAKAGRVGAARIDDAVSRILTEKFELGLFEHPYADTSGAAAIGSPAHRAVARQAAAESQVLLKNSGGLLPLRKSQKVYVAGSDADDIGNQTGGWTLTWQGASGNTVPGTTILQGMREAGGNVTYSKDASAPTGGYDVGVVVVGETPYAEGVGDVGNGHSLSLSAADRAAVDKVCGAMKCVVLIVSGRPQLIGDRLGEIDSLVASWLPGTEGEGVADVLYGDRPFTGQLPVTWPRSESQLPINVGDASYDPQFPYGWGLTTGTPVPHGGAAALKSLAARAAAAERRGDDRQGRQLVTQARLLVQQKAGERMTAALAKPFADADHLLLTGHYGKAVGKLTQAYRAA; from the coding sequence ATGCCAAGACCAAGAACGGCCCTGCTCCTCCCCGGGGCCCTGCTCGCCGCCCTGCTGCCCCTGTCCGCGACGGCCCGCGCCGCCGACGACCCGCCGCCCGTGCCCGTCGACCGCTTCGAGGGCGAGGTGCCCTTCGCGGCCCAGCCCGCCGACGGCATCTTCACCTGGGGCGGCGACACCGACGACCCGCCCACGCTCCGCCTCGCCGACCGCGCCGACGCCCCCGAGGGCGCCAAGGTGCTCGCCGGCACCTACGACATCAGCGGCTACGGCGGCTTCACCCACGATTTCGCCGCCGACCAGCCGGCCCACGACTGGTCCGCCCACCAGGGCATCGGCTTCTGGTGGGAAGGGCACGACACCGGCCGCAAGATCGCCTTCGAGATCAAGGACGGCGGCACGAACGGCGAGGCCTCCGAGCTGTGGACGACCTCCTTCACCGACGACTTCACCGGCTGGAAGCAGATCCGGCTCCCGTTCGGCGACTTCACCTACCGCACCGACTACCAGCCCGTCGGCGGCATCGACCACATCCTCGGCCTCACCCGGATGTGGGGCTACGCCGTGACCCTCCCCGCGGGCGCCAAGGGCGAATTCGCCATGGACGACGTGGAGTTGTACGGCAAGGCGGACCAGACCCTGCGCGCCGCCGTCACCACCGACGCGCCCGTCCACCCGGTGACGGAGGGCGGCACCGCCAAGGTGAGGATCACCCTGGCCACCACCGGCGACCGCCCCGTGGACGAACCGGTGACCGTCTCCTACCGCACCGAGGGCGGCACCGCCACCGCCGGCCAGGACTACACCCCGGTCTCCGGCACCCTCACCTTCCCGGCGGGCACCGCCTCCGGCGCCTCGGCGACCGTCCAGGTGCCCACCCGCAAGGACAAGGCGGCCGAGTCCGCCGAGACGATCCCGCTCAAGCTCACCGTGACCGGCGCCAAGGCCCCCGCCGAGACCCCGCAGATCGTCATCGACGCGCACGGACTGCCGTATCTGAACCCGAAGCTGCCGGTGCGGAAGCGGGTCGCCGATCTGCTGTCGCGGATGTCCCTCGAGGAGAAGGCCGGGCAGATGACCCAGGCCGAGCGCGACGGCCTGGTCCCCGGCGACATCGCCGCCTACGACCTCGGCTCCCTCCTGTCCGGCGGCGGCTCCACACCCACGCCCAACACCCCCGAGGCCTGGGCCCGGATGATCGACGGCTTCCAGCTGCGCGCGCGGGCGACGCGGTTCCAGATCCCGCTGATCTACGGCGTGGACGCGGTGCACGGCCACAACAACCTCTACGGCGCCACGGTCATGCCGCACAACATCGGCCTGGGCGCCACCAGGGACCCCCGGCTCGCCGAGCGGACGGGCGCGGTCACGGCCGCCGAGGTACGGGCGACCGGCGTCCCCTGGGACTTCGCGCCCTGCGTCTGCGTGAGCCGCGACGAACGCTGGGGCCGCTCCTACGAGTCCTTCGGCGAGGACCCCGCCCTGGTCGAGTCGATGGAGACGGTGATCCAGGGCCTCCAGGGCCGGGCCGACGGCAGCGACCTGAGCCGCGACGACAAGGTCCTGGCCACCGCCAAGCACTACGTCGGCGACGGCGGCACCGCCTACGGGTCCTCCACCACCGGCACCTACACCATCGACCAGGGCGTCACCACCGTCACCCGGCGGCAGCTGGAGGACATCCACCTCGCGCCGTTCAAGACCGCCGTCCGGCGCGGCATCGGCACGGTCATGCCGTCGTTCTCCTCCCTCGACATCACCGGCGACGGCAAGGGCGCGGTCAAGATGACCGCCCGCGGCGACATGATCAACGGCGAGCTGAAGGACCGGATGGGCTTCGACGGCTTCGTCATCAGCGACTGGAACGCCATCGACCAGCTCCCCGGCGACTACCCCGACCGGGTGCGCACCGCCGTGAACGCGGGCGTCGACATGATGATGGTGCCCTCCACCTACAAGGAGTTCAGCACCACGCTCGTCGACGAGGCGAAGGCGGGCCGGGTCGGCGCGGCGCGGATCGACGACGCCGTCTCCCGCATCCTCACCGAGAAGTTCGAGCTGGGGCTGTTCGAGCACCCGTACGCCGACACCAGCGGCGCCGCCGCCATCGGCTCCCCGGCCCACCGCGCCGTCGCCCGCCAGGCCGCCGCCGAGTCGCAGGTGCTGCTGAAGAACAGCGGCGGGCTGCTGCCGCTGAGGAAGAGCCAGAAGGTGTACGTCGCCGGGTCCGACGCGGACGACATCGGCAACCAGACCGGCGGCTGGACCCTCACCTGGCAGGGCGCCTCCGGGAACACCGTCCCGGGCACCACCATCCTCCAGGGCATGCGCGAGGCGGGCGGGAACGTCACCTACTCCAAGGACGCCTCGGCCCCGACGGGCGGTTACGACGTCGGCGTGGTCGTCGTCGGCGAGACCCCGTACGCCGAGGGCGTCGGCGACGTCGGCAACGGCCACTCCCTGTCCCTGTCGGCGGCCGACCGGGCGGCCGTGGACAAGGTGTGCGGCGCCATGAAGTGCGTGGTGCTGATCGTCTCCGGCCGGCCCCAGCTGATCGGCGACCGGCTCGGCGAGATCGACTCCCTGGTGGCCTCCTGGCTGCCGGGCACCGAGGGCGAGGGCGTCGCCGACGTCCTCTACGGCGACCGCCCCTTCACCGGGCAGCTGCCGGTCACCTGGCCGAGGTCCGAGTCCCAGCTGCCGATCAACGTGGGCGACGCGTCGTACGACCCCCAGTTCCCCTACGGGTGGGGCCTGACCACCGGCACCCCCGTCCCGCACGGGGGCGCGGCCGCCCTGAAGTCGCTGGCCGCGCGGGCGGCGGCGGCCGAGCGGCGCGGGGACGACCGGCAGGGGCGGCAACTGGTGACCCAGGCCCGGCTGCTGGTCCAGCAGAAGGCGGGGGAGCGGATGACGGCGGCCCTGGCCAAGCCCTTCGCCGACGCGGACCACCTGCTGCTCACCGGCCACTACGGGAAGGCGGTGGGGAAGCTGACGCAGGCGTACCGGGCGGCATGA
- a CDS encoding MarR family winged helix-turn-helix transcriptional regulator, which translates to MDHLAEAAALRRAVVRINRRLRQERGEGGLSPNQLAVLGYLQAHGSATPGRIAARERQRPQSLTRVFADLEAEGLIVREPDPDDRRQSVLTLTEAGRRTLERDMAERDIWLAAALSTLGETERGVLTLAGTLLERLGAMDIPGTET; encoded by the coding sequence ATGGATCATCTCGCGGAAGCCGCAGCTCTGCGCCGTGCCGTCGTCCGGATCAACCGGCGGCTGCGACAGGAGCGCGGCGAGGGGGGCCTGAGCCCCAACCAGCTCGCGGTGCTCGGGTATCTGCAAGCGCACGGGTCGGCCACGCCGGGACGGATCGCGGCGCGGGAACGGCAGCGGCCGCAGTCCCTCACCCGGGTCTTCGCGGACCTGGAGGCGGAGGGACTGATCGTACGGGAGCCGGACCCCGACGACCGGCGGCAGTCCGTGCTGACCCTCACCGAGGCGGGACGGCGGACGCTGGAACGGGACATGGCCGAACGGGACATCTGGCTCGCCGCGGCGCTGAGCACGCTCGGCGAGACGGAGCGGGGGGTGCTGACGCTGGCGGGGACCTTGCTGGAGCGGCTCGGCGCCATGGACATACCCGGCACCGAGACCTGA
- a CDS encoding YceI family protein, whose translation MGIFGRKDNRTTAPAQAAGGDLAALTGDYTIDPAHTTIEFVARHAMVTNVRGGFQDFTGSLHLDGQDPSKSTATLDIKMASIDTGNADRDGHLKSADFFKIDEYPDMTFRSTKAESLGGDDYRITGELSLLGVTKPITIDLEFNGVAKDPFGNERVGFEGKAELLRSEWGLTWNAALETGGVLVSDKIKLNFDVSAIKNA comes from the coding sequence ATGGGCATCTTCGGCCGCAAGGACAACCGCACCACCGCACCCGCGCAGGCCGCCGGCGGCGACCTCGCCGCGCTGACCGGCGACTACACGATCGACCCCGCGCACACCACCATCGAGTTCGTGGCCCGCCACGCCATGGTCACCAACGTGCGGGGCGGCTTCCAGGACTTCACCGGAAGCCTCCACCTGGACGGCCAGGACCCCAGCAAGTCCACCGCCACCCTCGACATCAAGATGGCCAGCATCGACACCGGCAACGCCGACCGCGACGGGCACCTGAAGTCGGCCGACTTCTTCAAGATCGACGAGTACCCGGACATGACCTTCCGCTCCACCAAGGCGGAGTCCCTCGGCGGCGACGACTACCGCATCACCGGCGAACTCTCCCTGCTGGGCGTGACCAAGCCGATCACCATCGACCTGGAGTTCAACGGCGTGGCCAAGGACCCGTTCGGCAACGAGCGCGTCGGCTTCGAGGGCAAGGCCGAACTGCTGCGCTCCGAGTGGGGGCTGACCTGGAACGCGGCGCTGGAGACGGGCGGCGTCCTGGTCTCCGACAAGATCAAGCTGAACTTCGACGTCTCCGCGATCAAGAACGCGTGA
- a CDS encoding acyl-CoA carboxylase subunit beta, which produces MTVLEETTGEPTGEPTDARGRVAELHDIRARAVAGPSEKATAAQHAKGKLTARERIELLLDPGSFQEVEQLRRHRATGFGLEAKKPYTDGVITGWGTVEGRTVFVYAHDFRIFGGALGEAHATKIHKIMDMAIAAGAPLVSLNDGAGARIQEGVSALAGYGGIFQRNTKASGVIPQISVMLGPCAGGAAYSPALTDFVFMVRETSQMFITGPDVVKAVTGEEITQNGLGGADVHAETSGVCHFAYDDEETCIAEVRYLLSLLPQNNRENPPRVECTDPADRRSDVLLDMVPADGNRPYDMAKVIEEIVDDGEYLEVHERWARNIICALARLDGQVVGIIANQPQVLAGVLDIEASEKAARFVQMCDAFNVPIVTFLDVPGFLPGVDQEHGGIIRHGAKLLYAYCNATVPRISLILRKAYGGAYIVMDSQSIGADLTYAWPTNEIAVMGAEGAANVIFRRQIGEAEDPEAMRARMVKEYKSELMHPYYAAERGLVDDVIDPAETREVLVKSLAMLQTKHADLPSRKHGNPPQ; this is translated from the coding sequence ATGACCGTTTTGGAAGAGACGACGGGTGAGCCGACCGGCGAGCCGACGGACGCGCGCGGACGGGTCGCCGAACTGCACGACATCCGTGCGCGGGCCGTGGCCGGTCCCAGCGAGAAGGCGACCGCGGCGCAGCACGCCAAGGGCAAGCTGACGGCACGGGAGCGGATCGAGCTGCTTCTGGACCCGGGTTCCTTCCAGGAGGTCGAGCAGCTGCGCCGGCACCGGGCGACCGGTTTCGGCCTGGAGGCGAAGAAGCCGTACACCGACGGTGTCATCACCGGCTGGGGCACGGTCGAGGGCCGTACGGTCTTCGTCTACGCGCACGACTTCAGGATCTTCGGCGGCGCGCTGGGCGAGGCCCACGCCACCAAGATCCACAAGATCATGGACATGGCCATCGCGGCCGGCGCGCCGCTGGTCTCCCTCAACGACGGCGCCGGCGCCCGCATCCAGGAGGGCGTCAGCGCCCTCGCCGGCTACGGCGGCATCTTCCAGCGCAACACCAAGGCGTCGGGCGTCATCCCGCAGATCAGCGTGATGCTCGGCCCGTGCGCGGGCGGCGCGGCGTACAGCCCCGCCCTGACGGACTTCGTCTTCATGGTCCGTGAGACGTCCCAGATGTTCATCACCGGTCCGGACGTGGTCAAGGCCGTGACCGGCGAGGAGATCACCCAGAACGGCCTGGGCGGCGCGGACGTCCACGCGGAGACCAGCGGCGTCTGCCACTTCGCGTACGACGACGAGGAGACCTGCATCGCGGAGGTGCGCTACCTCCTGTCGCTGCTGCCGCAGAACAACCGCGAGAACCCGCCGCGGGTGGAGTGCACCGACCCGGCCGACCGCCGCTCGGACGTCCTGCTCGACATGGTCCCGGCCGACGGCAACCGGCCGTACGACATGGCCAAGGTGATCGAGGAGATCGTCGACGACGGCGAGTACCTGGAGGTCCACGAGCGCTGGGCCCGCAACATCATCTGCGCGCTGGCCCGCCTCGACGGCCAGGTGGTCGGCATCATCGCCAACCAGCCGCAGGTCCTCGCGGGCGTGCTGGACATCGAGGCGAGTGAAAAAGCTGCGCGCTTTGTCCAGATGTGTGACGCTTTCAATGTCCCGATCGTGACCTTCCTGGACGTGCCCGGGTTCCTGCCCGGCGTCGACCAGGAGCACGGCGGAATCATCCGGCACGGCGCGAAGCTGCTCTACGCCTACTGCAACGCCACCGTGCCGAGGATTTCGCTCATCCTGCGCAAGGCGTACGGAGGTGCCTACATCGTCATGGACTCCCAGTCGATCGGCGCCGACCTCACCTACGCCTGGCCCACGAACGAGATCGCGGTGATGGGTGCGGAGGGCGCGGCCAACGTCATCTTCCGCCGCCAGATCGGCGAGGCGGAGGACCCCGAGGCCATGCGTGCGCGGATGGTCAAGGAGTACAAGTCCGAGCTGATGCACCCGTACTACGCCGCCGAGCGCGGCCTGGTCGACGACGTCATCGACCCGGCCGAGACCCGCGAGGTGCTGGTGAAGTCGCTGGCGATGCTGCAGACCAAGCACGCCGACCTCCCGTCCCGCAAGCACGGCAACCCCCCGCAGTAA
- a CDS encoding acyl-CoA carboxylase subunit epsilon, which yields MSTADIRVEKGHAEPEEVAAITAVLLARAAARPEPTTHHRPRPKAAWRRLEREPGFRAPHSWH from the coding sequence ATGAGCACTGCCGACATCCGCGTCGAGAAGGGCCACGCCGAGCCCGAGGAGGTCGCCGCCATCACGGCCGTCCTCCTGGCCCGCGCGGCCGCCCGCCCCGAGCCCACCACCCACCACCGTCCCCGCCCCAAGGCCGCCTGGCGCCGCCTGGAGCGCGAGCCCGGCTTCCGCGCGCCGCACAGCTGGCACTGA
- a CDS encoding GTP-binding protein, translating into MDFASSSGGPVSQSRSTTSAKIVVAGGFGVGKTTFVGAVSEINPLRTEAVMTSASAGIDDLTHTGDKTTTTVAMDFGRITLDQDLILYLFGTPGQDRFWFMWDDLVRGAIGAVVLVDTRRLADCFPAVDYFENSGLPFVIALNGFDGNQPYSPDEVREALQIGPDTPIITTDARHRADAKSTLITLVEHALMARLR; encoded by the coding sequence GTGGACTTCGCAAGCTCTAGCGGAGGGCCGGTTTCTCAGAGTCGCTCCACCACCTCCGCGAAGATCGTGGTGGCGGGCGGCTTCGGCGTGGGCAAGACCACGTTCGTCGGCGCCGTCTCGGAGATCAACCCGCTGCGCACAGAGGCCGTCATGACGTCCGCTTCGGCCGGCATCGACGACCTCACCCACACCGGAGACAAGACCACCACCACGGTGGCCATGGACTTCGGCCGCATCACCCTGGACCAGGACCTCATCCTGTACCTCTTCGGCACCCCGGGTCAGGACCGCTTCTGGTTCATGTGGGACGACCTGGTCCGCGGCGCCATCGGCGCGGTGGTCCTCGTCGACACCCGCCGGCTCGCCGACTGCTTCCCGGCCGTCGACTACTTCGAGAACAGCGGCCTGCCCTTCGTCATCGCGCTGAACGGCTTCGACGGCAACCAGCCGTACTCCCCGGACGAGGTGCGCGAGGCACTCCAGATCGGCCCCGACACCCCGATCATCACCACCGACGCCCGCCACCGCGCCGACGCCAAGTCGACGCTCATCACGCTGGTGGAGCACGCGCTGATGGCGCGGCTGCGGTAG
- a CDS encoding DUF742 domain-containing protein: MATPPGGSPSGNWSYGPAQGHGDGSANPYNFPSAPQHRQPYVPQGPGPSPYDQPPAPRIQPVQPQRRPEPAPASASNNPLVRPYAMTGGRTRPRYQLAIEALVHTTAAPHQMQGQLPEHQRICNLCREIKSVAEISALLTIPLGVARILVADLAEAGLVAIHQPGGDENAGGQPDVTLLERVLSGLRKL; this comes from the coding sequence GTGGCAACACCCCCAGGAGGTTCGCCCTCGGGCAATTGGTCGTACGGCCCCGCACAGGGACACGGCGACGGCTCGGCGAACCCGTACAACTTCCCCTCCGCTCCCCAGCACCGGCAGCCGTACGTCCCGCAGGGCCCCGGACCCTCGCCGTACGACCAGCCGCCGGCCCCGCGCATCCAGCCGGTCCAGCCGCAGCGCCGCCCCGAGCCGGCGCCCGCGAGCGCATCGAACAACCCCTTGGTGCGTCCGTACGCCATGACCGGCGGCCGGACCCGCCCGCGCTACCAGCTCGCCATCGAGGCGCTGGTGCACACCACCGCTGCTCCGCACCAGATGCAGGGCCAACTGCCCGAGCATCAGCGGATCTGCAACCTCTGCCGGGAGATCAAGTCGGTGGCCGAGATCTCGGCCCTGCTGACGATCCCCCTCGGCGTGGCCAGGATCCTCGTCGCCGACTTGGCGGAGGCGGGCCTGGTCGCCATCCATCAGCCCGGCGGCGACGAGAACGCCGGTGGCCAGCCAGACGTGACACTGCTCGAAAGGGTGCTCAGTGGACTTCGCAAGCTCTAG
- a CDS encoding roadblock/LC7 domain-containing protein has translation MSQAAQNLNWLITNFVDNTPGVSHTVVVSADGLLLAMSEGFPRDRADQLAAVASGLTSLTAGASRIFEGGSVNQTVVEMERGFLFIMSISDGSSLAVLAHPEADIGLIGYEMALLVDRAGTVLTPDLRAELQGSLLN, from the coding sequence ATGAGCCAGGCGGCACAGAACCTGAACTGGTTGATCACCAACTTCGTGGACAACACCCCGGGGGTGTCCCACACGGTGGTGGTCTCCGCCGACGGACTCCTTCTGGCGATGTCCGAAGGCTTCCCCCGTGACCGCGCCGACCAGCTGGCGGCCGTCGCCTCCGGTCTGACGTCGCTGACCGCCGGTGCCTCGCGCATCTTCGAGGGCGGCAGCGTGAACCAGACGGTTGTGGAGATGGAGCGGGGATTCCTCTTCATCATGTCCATCTCGGACGGATCGTCCCTCGCGGTTCTGGCCCACCCGGAAGCGGACATCGGCCTCATCGGGTACGAGATGGCCCTTCTGGTGGACCGCGCGGGCACGGTCCTCACCCCGGATCTCCGCGCTGAGCTCCAGGGCAGCCTTCTCAACTAG